A region from the Candidatus Omnitrophota bacterium genome encodes:
- a CDS encoding TrpB-like pyridoxal phosphate-dependent enzyme — MDNFKILLDEKSIPRAWYNIQADLPNPLPPPLNPGTNKPLSPDELAPIFPMELIKQEMSLDKWIEIPEEVISVLKLWRPTPLRRARNLEKELKTPARIYYKDESVNGAGSHKPNTAIAQAYFNKKEGVKRIATETGAGQWGSALSFACKILGLKCTVYMVRCSYEQKPFRKSLMHAWGAEVFASPSKRTKSGRGILKKMPHTPGSLGMAISEAVEDAVTHSDTKYSLGSVLNHVMLHQTVIGLEAKEQLKLAGEKPDILIACVGGGSNFAGLTFPFIKDKIDGQNIRFIAVEPAACPTLTKGPYRYDFGDTAQMTPLLKMYTLGHDFVPEGIHAGGLRYHGMAPLVSILLNEKL; from the coding sequence ATGGATAATTTCAAGATATTGCTTGATGAAAAAAGCATTCCAAGGGCGTGGTATAATATCCAGGCGGACCTGCCCAACCCTCTTCCGCCTCCTCTTAATCCAGGTACGAACAAGCCTTTGTCCCCGGATGAATTAGCGCCTATCTTCCCGATGGAACTTATAAAACAGGAGATGTCGCTGGATAAGTGGATAGAGATACCCGAAGAGGTCATTAGTGTGCTGAAACTCTGGAGGCCTACTCCTCTCAGAAGGGCGCGCAACCTTGAAAAAGAACTTAAGACACCCGCCAGGATCTATTATAAAGATGAAAGCGTCAATGGAGCGGGGAGCCATAAACCCAATACAGCGATTGCCCAGGCCTATTTTAATAAAAAAGAAGGCGTGAAGCGGATCGCCACGGAAACAGGCGCGGGCCAGTGGGGGAGCGCGCTTTCTTTTGCCTGCAAAATACTCGGTTTAAAATGCACTGTTTATATGGTAAGGTGCAGTTATGAGCAAAAACCATTCAGGAAATCGCTCATGCACGCCTGGGGCGCGGAGGTATTCGCTTCTCCTTCAAAGAGGACAAAATCCGGCAGGGGCATTCTAAAAAAGATGCCGCATACGCCCGGAAGCCTGGGCATGGCGATATCAGAAGCAGTGGAAGACGCGGTTACACACAGCGATACCAAGTATTCTCTCGGCAGTGTGTTAAATCATGTAATGCTTCACCAGACAGTTATAGGGCTTGAGGCAAAGGAGCAGTTGAAGTTGGCGGGCGAGAAACCCGATATATTGATAGCGTGTGTCGGCGGGGGGAGTAATTTCGCGGGCCTCACATTTCCGTTCATAAAAGATAAAATAGACGGGCAAAATATCAGGTTCATAGCGGTTGAGCCTGCGGCGTGCCCTACGCTTACCAAAGGGCCTTACAGGTATGATTTCGGCGACACGGCGCAAATGACGCCGTTATTGAAAATGTA
- a CDS encoding OsmC family protein, translated as MEYTEVKYIDGKKFEARNRKHTVIIDLPEESGGNDQGPTPPEIFIDSLGSCIGVYVLGFCKGAGLDAKGMKITLGWEKSADKPSRIKSISAKIELPNAEVGARRPALLKVAESCLIHETIKHQPEIAIELI; from the coding sequence ATGGAATATACAGAAGTAAAATATATAGACGGGAAAAAGTTCGAGGCCCGCAATAGAAAACACACTGTTATTATAGACCTCCCGGAAGAGTCCGGAGGGAATGACCAGGGCCCGACGCCTCCGGAAATATTCATAGATTCTTTGGGCTCGTGCATAGGCGTGTATGTCCTGGGTTTTTGTAAAGGCGCGGGATTAGACGCTAAAGGCATGAAGATAACTTTAGGTTGGGAAAAATCAGCAGATAAGCCCAGCCGCATCAAAAGCATAAGCGCGAAGATAGAGTTGCCTAATGCCGAGGTAGGAGCGAGAAGGCCTGCGCTTCTGAAAGTCGCTGAATCTTGTCTTATTCACGAAACAATAAAACACCAGCCTGAAATAGCCATAGAGTTAATATAA
- a CDS encoding nitroreductase, with translation MDVIKSRRSIRKYLDKPISKEIIEKLIEAAKWAPTGMNEQPWGFIVVQDKALIKELSDRSIPYIKKMIEEKPQFARYKKRMAVKDFSIFYHAPCVIIIIGKTTFSYQSDCAMAAQNMMLLASSMGIGSCWVGMMNVLDKDEWFRKKFAIPDNYAIVAPVALGYFENKDIPVIERKPPEILRTFKG, from the coding sequence ATGGATGTTATCAAGTCCCGCAGGAGTATCAGAAAATACCTGGATAAACCCATATCAAAAGAGATCATAGAGAAGCTTATCGAAGCAGCAAAATGGGCGCCCACAGGCATGAATGAACAACCGTGGGGGTTCATTGTTGTGCAGGATAAGGCCCTCATAAAAGAGCTTTCAGATCGTTCCATCCCTTATATAAAGAAAATGATAGAGGAAAAACCGCAGTTCGCGAGATATAAAAAGCGCATGGCTGTGAAAGATTTCAGCATATTTTACCATGCCCCCTGTGTTATAATAATTATAGGCAAAACCACTTTTTCTTATCAGAGCGATTGCGCCATGGCCGCGCAGAACATGATGCTTCTGGCCTCGTCTATGGGCATAGGTTCATGCTGGGTAGGCATGATGAATGTCCTGGATAAAGACGAATGGTTCAGGAAGAAATTCGCAATTCCGGATAATTACGCGATAGTGGCGCCTGTGGCGTTGGGGTATTTCGAGAATAAAGATATCCCTGTCATTGAAAGAAAACCCCCGGAAATATTAAGGACTTTCAAAGGTTAA
- a CDS encoding helix-turn-helix transcriptional regulator — protein sequence MDYTIRIKLGKKIRELREKYSYTQEELSEKADIDYKYIQRIEGKKPPALKIDTIEKLAKALKVKPYKLLKF from the coding sequence ATGGATTATACCATCAGGATAAAATTGGGGAAGAAAATAAGGGAATTAAGGGAAAAATACAGCTATACCCAGGAAGAACTTTCCGAAAAAGCCGATATTGATTATAAATACATCCAGAGGATCGAGGGTAAGAAACCGCCTGCCTTGAAGATCGACACCATAGAAAAACTCGCCAAAGCTCTCAAAGTAAAGCCTTATAAATTATTGAAGTTCTAA
- a CDS encoding AbrB/MazE/SpoVT family DNA-binding domain-containing protein, with amino-acid sequence MTIIHTAKITSKGQVTIPNQVRKILNLKEGASIAFGLSKEGVILMPCRVTIDSPYTAREWQKIEKIASSKGVYKTGKEGKKHIESL; translated from the coding sequence ATGACTATAATACACACAGCAAAGATTACATCAAAAGGCCAGGTTACTATACCTAATCAGGTAAGGAAGATACTTAATCTTAAAGAAGGGGCTTCGATAGCTTTCGGGTTAAGTAAAGAAGGAGTAATCTTAATGCCCTGCCGGGTTACAATTGACTCGCCCTATACTGCCAGGGAATGGCAGAAGATTGAAAAAATAGCCTCTTCTAAAGGTGTATATAAAACCGGTAAAGAGGGTAAAAAGCATATAGAGTCTTTATGA